Proteins encoded together in one Bactrocera neohumeralis isolate Rockhampton chromosome 4, APGP_CSIRO_Bneo_wtdbg2-racon-allhic-juicebox.fasta_v2, whole genome shotgun sequence window:
- the LOC126755233 gene encoding facilitated trehalose transporter Tret1-2 homolog, whose protein sequence is MTNHSELVKLHNGSSAQKVLIVNGLDKIKPPKPLGERRKAVLRQELMVLLGNTCVVASGMSVALPSVSLAQLTDPNDIYHLNTEESSWFASINSMACPLGGLLVGYLMDRIGRRNTMLCTNFVGIIGLLLLVTAPHQTTRDAIYIQLLIGRFLCGLMIGLSLSPIGSYAAEISLPRIRGRLIMGTSIAIASGILLMYLLGYFIRNNFKLISIISVVYQCLAFCCCLPMPESPSWLLQKGYEERARKSLKYFRGLSKNDNNIYEEFETELALIKKNSDSSRTAAANESILQAIRAPEVYKPLLMMIGFFFFQQCSGIVVVIVFAAQIATRAGVSADPLLVAVFVGVARIITTFFMGMIFEKWGRRPAGIVSATGMTICMTLLAANGWWPVIGEHVPLLSVFAIVLHIIFSTMGLLTLPFFMISEVFPQRVRGSANGFTLCVGLLFSFSVVKLYPTAEAWIGTANCFAFFGAISLLGVAFIYFIVPETKGRTLLEIENYFRTGRKVSNAEVARRQSQIAMEEAAGIYRSEQELNEVFLKLSKVDEDGENKLDAKE, encoded by the exons ATGACGAATCACTCTGAGTTGGTGAAATTGCACAACGGTAGTTCAGcacaaaaagttttaattgtGAATGGACTCGATAAAATAAAGCCACCGAAACCGTTGGGCGAACGGAGAAAAGCAGTATTGCGTCAG GAGCTGATGGTACTTCTTGGCAATACGTGTGTGGTAGCATCGGGCATGTCCGTGGCTCTACCTTCTGTGTCGCTCGCTCAACTAACAGATCCCAATGATATTTACCATCTCAACACCGAGGAAAGTAGTTGGTTTG CTTCTATCAATAGTATGGCTTGTCCGCTGGGAGGCTTATTAGTAGGTTATCTCATGGATCGCATCGGTCGTAGAAATACGATGTTGTGCACGAATTTCGTCGGTATTATCGGATTATTGCTGCTTGTCACTGCCCCCCACCAAACCACACGTGATGCTATTTATATACAGTTACTCATTGGCAGATTTCTATGTG GTCTTATGATTGGCTTATCACTGTCCCCAATTGGTTCGTATGCGGCGGAAATTAGTTTACCACGGATAAGGGGTCGTCTGATTATGGGTACATCGATAGCAATAGCCAGCGGTATATTGCTTATGTATTTGTTAGGTTATTTTATACGG AACAACTTTAAATTAATCTCCATTATATCCGTCGTTTATCAATGCTTGGCGTTCTGCTGTTGCCTTCCCATGCCTGAATCCCCAAGTTGGCTGCTACAGAAGGGCTATGAGGAGCGGGCTCGCAAGTCGCTGAAGTATTTTCGGGGTCTCTCAAAAAATG ATAATAACATTTACGAGGAATTCGAAACAGAATTGGCACTCATCAAGAAAAACTCAGACAGCAGTCGGACAGCCGCTGCCAATGAGTCGATTTTACAGGCCATAAGAGCACCGGAGGTCTACAAACCACTGCTCATGATGATcggcttctttttctttcaacaGTGCTCTGgaattgttgttgtgattgtatTTGCAGCACAAATCGCTACACGCGCTGGTGTCTCTGCCGATCCGCTGCTGGTGGCTGTGTTCGTTGGTGTTGCACGTATAATTACCACTTTTTTCATGGgcatgatttttgaaaaatggggACGTCGCCCAGCGGGTATAGTTTCAGCGACCGGAATGACGATTTGCATGACATTGCTTGCAGCTAACGGTTGGTGGCCAGTTATCGGCGAGCATGTCCCATTATTGTCTGTTTTTGCCATTGTGCTGCACATAATCTTCTCCACAATGGGTCTGCTAACCCTGCCATTCTTCATGATCTCAGAGGTTTTTCCACAACGTGTACGTGGCAGCGCCAATGGGTTCACACTGTGTGTTGGCCTTCTGTTCTCCTTTAGCGTAGTGAAGCTGTATCCCACCGCGGAAGCTTGGATAGGAACAGccaattgttttgcttttttcggtGCGATATCTCTATTGGGTGTGGCGttcatttatttcattgtgCCAGAGACGAAGGGCCGCACATTACTGGAGATTGAAAACTACTTCCGTACTGGACGGAAAGTGAGTAATGCAGAAGTTGCACGTCGGCAGTCACAAATAGCGATGGAGGAAGCTGCCGGAATATACCGTTCCGAACAGGAACTTAATGAAGTATTCTTGAAATTAAGTAAAGTAGACGAAGACGGCGAAAACAAACTAGACGCCAAAGAGTGA